From Octopus sinensis unplaced genomic scaffold, ASM634580v1 Contig17703, whole genome shotgun sequence:
aattacatattaccaTTCTCCTCAgtgcaaaaaaaaagaattcatcagAAAGGTAGTATCAGAAGAATATTATGTTGTTACAGGAGACTATATGGAGCCAGTGTCACATAACGCATTCGGATATTCATATGACGTGCCACCATACATTCTCTGTGTCAGCATATTCTCTATTTTCAGCATTCTCAAACTGTCATTCTTTTCCCCTTTCAGGCTCTGAATCTGTTAATGACGTTGCTGAgttatttttgctttcatttttatcGTTCTTTCCTTTGTTTAATCCCTAGACTAGAGACATCATAAGCGAGGGAAACGCTCAGGCGACACTCGACCGCTTCTGTCAGTGGTCCACCAAGAAATATCATGAGAACCGTGGAACTGACACCAGTTACGATCTAGCAATTTTCATAACCAAGAGAAATATTGGACCTGCTGGTAAGAACATACCTATTACTTATTGGCAACAACAgtcatagcagcagcagcagcagcagcagcagcagctgtcacttatttgtctcttttgcataCGTTTTTCATTAGAgtcgcaggtacacacacacacacacacgcacacacacacacgcacacacatgcacaaatacatacatacatacacacatttttcttttccttcagggcTGCCGTAAAGACTGCACGTATCctgtctatcactctctctctctctctctctctctcctctctcttctatcttttctcttgtcaaagaaaatatttctccagcgttcgctattttcccctcgttctggtctaacgaccctccatgtttgttttcgttcggtttccttgtatgtctccactttcctgtttctgttaccaacttcgaccctccataaatcccaaattttattttgacttTTGTGGGAGCAGCCGCCTTCGAAGAcacatattgtcgttcaatgctcgaaatgaggagtagatgaacagccgacaactgatgaagggtcgttctttatgttacttgtcctgttttccatttgttctctcgttgtttgcatattcaactcatttgttttcgtatttcatgttgtttactgtttgtgacgtctgtacccatatatgtgtatgtgtgtgtgtgtattgtgtgtgtgtgtatatgtattatatatatatatctatatatatatatatatatctatatgtatatatatatatatatactatattatatatatatatatatatttattgcttgatttatgcttgtatatatatatctatttcttgtgtctttgtgtctgtgttgtctgcaccatcgcttgataaccattGTTGGAATGATTACGCTCCTATAacgtaacggttcggcaaagagaccgatagaataagtaccaggcctagcaaaagaaaaataataataagtactgtgatcgattcattggactaaaaaCATTCTTCAGagtggtgttccagtatggccaccgcctaatgagtgaaacaagtaaaagataaaagataaatgaaaatcgTGGTTGTAGGTTCAAATTCGGCTCTTTCTATGCTACACATATCGcacattttacttttgtttttcaatttgtttttttcctttttaggtTATGCTCCAGTTACTGGTATGTGTAGACCTCACAGAAGCTGTTCCATCAACAAAGATGACGGCTTAACGTCTGCTTTTATCGTGTCTCATGAAGCTGCGCATGTGTAAGTACGAAACTGttacttgtttctgttgttgtttaagcCAAAGGGAACCCCTAACCCAATGTTTTCCATCTCATTTTCCCTCAGGCCTAATcataactttccagaaaaatgtgtATCCCTCCGGTGAAATACCCTTAAGGAAATATCCATACTAGGACACTAGAATAGCGTTATACTATAGCAAACAGTTTTCACACAGTATGCTTGGCAGGAGGGATtgatttgaaggcggcgagctggcagaaacgttagcacaccgggcgaaatgcttagcggtatttcgtctgccgttacgttctgagttcaaattctgccgaggtcgactttgcctttcatcctttcggggtcgataaattaagtaccagttacgcactggggtcgatgtaatcgacttaatccgtttgtccttgtttgtcccctctttgtttaaccccttgtgggtagtaaagaaataggagcgATTGGTTTGGCTCGGCTGAGTGCAGGTGTACTATGTTCGCTGCAAAAAGGCTTTTCCCATTTCCATCTCCCATGTTGGGGCCTGTTTTCATTATTGtgttttttataattgtttgtagtCAGGCATTGGTCTTGTGCAGCGAGAATCAGTCCTTCTGTTTCAGCTTTTAGTCCAGAGATTTTGAGCCATTGATGGTTTTATCGAAGTTCACCTCCTCTCTGTCAAGCCTTGCAGGATATTggccatttcttcttcttttattattattattttttttttctttcaaatttgcttccatttcttgccgagtgtcttcccgactcctagggcaaagaaactcatagtatacattggtaggccattaaactaaactcaatagttcgttcgcttttttttatttttaagttaaattaaaatacatgggtagaaatagttctcacatcgacaatgctcttctcaatacgtgtgatgtaccagttaagacaatcttttgcacttcttgcagagatggtaagccagggatcattctcatataattttcggttcccttcttgatcattcctagtgctcctacgatcactggtattgttaaaaccgccttgagatgccacattttctcaatttcaatgagcaggtctttatattttctgagcttgtcaaactctttcgctgagatattatgatcacaggggatgctcatgtcgatcaataagcaaactttattgttttggtctttcacaacaatatctggtttattggctttgatggttcggtctgtatgtactggaaagtcccacagaatcgttacattttctccttcagttacagcttcagggtggtgattataccacttgtcggcagttttgatattgtaatgtcgACTTAttatccagtgtagatattgggccaactctgtcatgtcttaatttatactccacttattattattattattattattattattattattattattattaattattattattattattattattattatcattattattattattatcatcatcattattattatcattattattattattattattattattattattattattatcatcattattattttattattatattattattattattattattattattattattatcatcattattattattattattattattattattattattattattattattattatcatattattattattattattattattaaggaaacTTTACTCATTTTCTCTCGCTTCatttgtctgtgtttttttttctcaggtTTTGGTGGCCCACGATGGTCAGGGTAATCATTGCTACGGTACCAAGTACCATGGGAGCATCATGGCACCAATGGTGGAGTCAACCTTTGACACATACTACTGGTCGGACTGCAGTGCAGCCAGAATGAGATATTTCGCTTAGTGAGTAACTTACACAAGCGCAAGCACACACGAATactggcatatatacatatatatacatatatatacatactatatatatatatatatatatatattatatataatatattacactcATGCGTACACATATggacatacatgaacatacatacgcacacatacacacgaacatatacatacactcagattcaaacgcacacacgtgcacgcacataaacacaagcatatacgcatgcatacgtccatacatatacacgcgcacacattaaTCCACAAATACAAACACGTGAACATGCGCGttaatacacacaggcacacgtgctcacatacagacacatatacgtatacacacgaacatacacacatacacgcgtacatgcatacatacgcacaatcatacgtgcatacacatgtatacatgcatacatacacacatgcatacatacacgtatatatatatgtgtatgtatgtgtatatatgtatgtatgtatgtatgtatgtatgtatgtatgtatgtatgtatgtatgtatgtgtatatgtatgtatgatgtatgtatgtatgtatgtatgtatgtatgtgtatgtctgcatgtatgtgtatatgtatgtatgtatgtatgtatgtatgtatgtgtatatgtatgtatgtatgtatgtatgtatgtgtatatgtatgtgtatgtatgtatgtatgtatgtatgtatgtatgtgtatatgtatgtgtatagtataaaGTCTGTgttaatgtacatatgtaagggAATAAAGAGCTGTAGATATCACCTACGTGAGTTTTCCACAGAATAGAACTGGAACGAGAAAGggagtgtgtttgtatacacgtatgtgtatgcatataaactttatatacataatatagacagatggatttgtgtgtgtattatatatagatataatatatatttatatatatatatatacacgtatatatgcatatgtataagcataaatatatatgttgcgtatgggcatatgtttgtatgtaaaataggtcgtgtgttttatatataatgaaaaatatttcaataaagaatTCACCAAAagagcattttcttttcttttcttcattttcatccatttctttgtcctgtcactTACGGAGGGCCGAAATATTTGAAGAGAGTATGTTGTCAGAgttaatattttaagaaattatattcAAGAATCTATCATGATTTGTCCGCATATTATTGATTGAATGGCAGTCTTTTAATGACCTGTTTTGTAAATAAATCCTGATTAGCAACTTGTCCTTGATACATGTTTTAAGCTGAAACTCCAATATCAGCGTATATTAATGGAGAATATCTAGTTGTTGAATATGGTTTGAGATAAGGTTGGGCAACGCTTCTTTTCGTCGGACTCTTTAAAAACTTGATAAACATTCGAAGGAATCTTGGTGCCACATGGCATGCTGCTTTGTCGCAGAACGAGAACTATTTCATATCTTAGTCACGGAACAATATACTCAAACCGTCAGTCTTTGTTGTCATCTTGGGAACAAAATCACCTTTTTTAGAGAAACCGGAATCTTGAAATTTTGTTGACTTTTTTCACTTCTTTGTAtgcataaagtatgtatgtatgtatgtatgtatgtatgtatgtatgtgtatgtctgcatgtatgtgtatatgtgtgtgtgtgtatgtatgtatgcatgtatatatgtatttgtatatgtatgtacgtgtgtgcattcatgtatgcatatatgtatatatagacacgagcatagacatacacacacatacacttatacatacatgcatacttacatacgtacatgactatatatgtatatatatacatggatatactcacacatacactcacgcatacatacatgcccacctACATtcctgcctacatacatacatacatacagacatacatacatacatacatacatataccacacatacatacatacatacacacatacatacatacatacatacatacatacacacatacatacatacatacatacacacatacatacatacacacatacatacatacatacatacatacatacacacatacatacatacatacatacatacacacatacatacatacatacatacatacatacatacatacatacacacatacatacatacatacatacatacacacatacatacacacatacatacatacatacatacatacacacatacatacacacatacatacatacatacatacatacatacatacatacatacatacatacatacatacatacatacatacataacacaacaaCATAACATAACCTAACAGAAGATTacagcataacaacaacaataatacaacaaAGCCTATTCTTTCTTATCTTTAATCCAGCCACTTAACCTGTCTCCGAAACAACCCAAAGCGCCGTAGCTGGCCCTCAATGGCCACACCAATTGGTGTCGGCTGGACTTTGGATGCCCAGTGCAGACAAGAATTTGGTGAAGGCTTCCGTGTCTGTGGAGGGGTAAGTTGTGAGCCAAGGGCTTTATGTCAGAAATCAGACGTTACATGAACCTTAATATCATCTGCCGAATAACCTTTAAATTCATTCTACATTTTATCcctgaggaggcgcaatggccctgtggttagggcagcggactcgcatcggacgatcgcggtttcgattcccagaccgggcgttgtgtgtgtttattgagcgaaaacacctaaaagctccacgagtctccggcaggggatgctggcgacccctgttgtactctttcgccacaactttctctcattctgtcttcCTGTTTCTCGAGTAACGCAACgatacgatggactggcgtcccgtccagctggcgggaacacatacgccacagaaaccgggaaaccggacccatgagcctggctaggcttgaaaagggtgacgtttatcgTTATTTTATTACTAAACTTATATACTTCACGTGTCTTCTTCCGAGGTTACTCTTGCGGCCTTGTGTTCCGCTCATTCTATACTCATTAGATAATGCCCTTATCTAAAgccacatatatacttacacacccacaaacattgATTTACACAcacgtctgcatatatatacgtgtatgtgtaatggtgtgtgtatgtgagtatgtggatGAATGTATATccaaagggaccagccttgtcacattctgtgtcacactgaatctccctgtgtctgtggagtactcagccacttgcacgttaatttcacgagcaggatgttcctttgatcggatcaactggaaccctcgtcgtcgcaaccgacggagtattagttcaacacacacacacacacacacacacacacacacacacacacacacacacacaggactggacaccagtccatcgcaggatggAGCAACAAGATAGGAAGAGTTTTGCTCCAGAACATaacacatcacccggtccaggaatcgaaaccgcaatcttacgatcatgagtcctgTACCCTAACCACTTAACACCTAATTTCCACTCATCGTAGATCAGAAACTTTCTTTTTATGACAATACAAATTAGTACAAATTCCCTCGGTTCTAATTAGCTAACgacacattttctttcattttagtgGGTGTCGGTTGTTTGAGAATCCGGTTATTTGAGAACCGGATAAGAGAGAGTTTACCCTACACTTATTCAAATGTTATATACTTTAACATAATtttctcaatttaaaaaaaatttttattttataatttcagtTTCGACAGCTTGATCCTTGCACCCGTCTATGGTGCAGTCATCAGAGCACTATGCACATGTGCAGAACCAAAAATGGTCCACCACTAGAAGGTTCGAAGTGCGGATTCGGTCAGGTATGTtttgtataaaattaatttattattgactgttttttttttcaaatgtgtttCACATCAATCCggttttttaagaaaaaattcattttcatttcaccatccggtttatctttcttttattttctcctttatcATCAACTGCAGCagtagcttcttcttcttctacttcttcttcttcttcttcttcttctcctcctcctcctccttcttcttcttcttcttcttcttcttcttcttcttctcctcctcctcctcctcctcctccttcttcttcttctttttcttcttcttgctctttttgttgttgctgttgttgttgttcttctttttgttgttcttctttttgctgttgttgttgttgttcttcttctagtTTCTTCAAGTTTCTTCAAGTTTCttctacttctagtttcttcttcCCCTTagatttcttattctttctctactactactactactactactactactactactactaccacttttgTCTCTCGCAGTGGTGCCTCGGTGGAGCCTGCCAGTACAAAAGCAACCTAATCCCGATCGATGGAGCGTGGGGTTCTTGGAGCAACTGGGGCCAGTGTTCTGTCAGCTGTGGATTCGGGGCGCGTTTCAGGCAGCGCAAATGTAACAACCCCAGgtaagtgtaaaaaataaaataacgtatTCACCTGAGTACCCCTAAATATATTCGTCggatatatgagtatatttatggaataacacacacacacacacacatatacacatacacacacatatatacacacacacatacacacagacacacatacatacatatatatacatatatatatatatatatatatatacgtatatatgaaatcATGATATGTAGGTAATCGTTTTATTTCGTAAATTTTCATTTACCTTGCTTTATGTTTTACATTTTGGAgtttgctggggttttttttttttgagaacacactctttgtggtaaggtgatttgacgtctatctctagTGTATAGGAATCCACCTTAGTGTCATTCAActtattaattgtatatatatatatatatatatatatatatatatatatatatatatatagtttgggctgctatttccagcgtggtggtatctcttagataccctaaatcataattttaataataattattacctttgaaggttttttattcccatgctagccacttgattAGATCGATGTTTAAACAACGAtcttatccatatttatataaatttgtatatattatatatatatatatatatatatgcgtgtgtgtgtgtgtgtatgtatgtatgtatgtatgtatgtatgtatgtatgtattatgtatgtatgtatgtatgtatgtaggcgcatgtggtaagaagcttactttccaacaacatgcttctgggttcagtctcattgcgtgccaccttcggcaagtgttttctactataacctcaagctATATGTtacttgttatatatgtatatgcttgtgtgtctgtctttgtccccgcCCCCACaaccatcgctttacaaccgatgttggtgtatttacgtctccgagAAATCTTGTTCTATCCGTGGTACTTTTTGTCTCTACTACAACTGCAGTTTTTTTAAAGGAGTTGCACTTGCAACAGGAAATGTCAATAGAGCTTTCGTTACCTTGTTTTTATGCACATTATACTTTGTTTGAAACGAggcacatttttttttgtatttttcacaaATTCTAGTAAAGCTTGGTACTTGAGGTAAAAATTTAAGATTTTTGGTTTAACTGATGGATGCCTTTTGCCAAAGAAGAATTACCTTTTTTGCTAAAATCTTGACGAATTGTTTATTGAAAGGATCTTTCTTaactacattcttttctttttctcattcaaatAAAACACGTTTTAGTACGTCCTTGTAGTTTAACAAAACTCGCTCGCTAAGATCACATGGAGTGCCAAATATTGGGCATTCAGTATCATGACCCGTTATTTACTTATGACTCATCACTGAATGCAAACAACACTAAATTTAactcaatatttaattttaatacaatGGCAAATACAAGGTGCAAAGCAGAAAACTTCACACACGTACGACGTACGTCCACACATAATGACCTTTGCAGCGGTACTGGAGAGACGTTCACACTCCCTTTCTCTTATAGTCAATGCGGAAGTTCAAGATATTAGTCATTTGTATTGAAACTTGGTATGCAACCGCTTAAAAATACTATATTTACTGTTTTTGCATTCtgctatgtataaatatgtattcgtTACGACTTATAATCGATGAAGTACAAAATTCGAGCAAAAATACCGATTTTTAGAATTTTCAATTGCGTTGCGGAGCctgagaaaaatatttaaccaCAAAGTTCTTTATACAGCTTCCTTTAATCTTAATTcataataaaatatcatttctTAGTTACCAAATTTTTAAGATGCATTTTTCGCTCCACCCTAATATCCATatacttgttgtgtgtgtgtgtgtgtgtgtgtgtgtgtgtgtgtgtgtgtacatggacacatacaaacatatactcaagCACACACGCATGTCGGTACACAAGCCAATGGAAGTTCTAGGTCCAACATAGACAAGCTTCCATGTATGGTGCTTGCGTAAAATAAGAGCACAACTAAGTTAACAGttccctacagctgtttcaggcgcattattttttattgatgaatcgTTCGATTACCTGATGAAAAAACATGTTTTCTTCAGATTACTGAAAATTCttctggggtaaaaaaaaaactacaagatGTGGATTGACCTTCTCGATTAGGGATCATTGAAGAGAGTGGAAACACATCGAGGGTTAGCTAGGTTTAACCGACTATCAATGATACCTAACTGAGAGGCTTAGTCCGCatcttgtggtatttcttttctcttaacCCAAATTTTAATCACCTGAAGAAAACGATTTTTAATGATGTAATCGGATGATTCACCAATAAAAAgggtctgaaacagctgtagtgacctttaaaacatttgtatgtattatatatatatatatatatatatatatatatatatatctatatatatatatatatatatatatagatatatatatacatatatatttgtatgtattatatatccataatacatgcatgtgttcattcattcattcatacatacatacatacatacatacatacatacatgtttaaacACAAATTTGGAATCTGCTACATTCTATATAAATTCCCTAATGGGAATGACTaactttaagagaatcttacattgcttataaactctatatttggatggACTcctattaaactctgttggacttttagactttactcataggatattggaatattgcatatataccattatgcctaaaaaatggatttacaacttcaatatccatatatatcttgcatctattttctttcctctacatcactctctattttgtatcacatcgaaactaactatgacttaactttcctctcacaccgtctccgatgaagggatattattaattaatatcctagaaacatctgtaagaccttctatctataaatgctctaatatctatacagccttggtttttttatctcattacgcaaaaaaatcatcaacatacatacatacatacatacatacatacatacatatatacatacatacatacatacatacatacctgcatgcatgcatgcattcgtaTGAACATGTATaaccacatgcacatatattcttatttctgTAGCCCAGCGTTTAAGGGAAAGGAATGTGAAGGTCGCCTTGAAGAATTCAAGATTTGCAAAACGGACGTAGGTGGTATTATTTCTCAtagtttacatataaaaaaaaaagttttttaaaaaacctgTAAAATTGAACATGGAACACCTGTCGTTTGTGTGAATGTAAACGGAAAACTATTGTGagtatttgaataaatttgaatattttaaagtgaGATAATGTAGTGAATTATAACAGGAGAAAGTTCATCGCAGacgagaaaacaaagaaataaagagagtgaAAGATCATGAATGTATTAcccgtaaatacacacacacaacacacaaacatactcacgcgCGCATGTGTActaagcaaaatatatatgcaacataaatatttatactttgtctactttatataatatatataatatatatatatatatatatatatatatatatatacattatatatatattatatatatatattatatatatatatatatatatatataatatatatatatatatatattataaaatgagataggggttgaagtgtagctttatgatgtataaagttttttatatttacatttttatatttttatatttatatgtatatgattgtataatatttttcactattataacaaatttatttaattctctgaaggccgtggggcatccttgttaatgcccatttatacctgccttatggcttataggttaaatgaggtatgactgtcctcactgccgaaacagc
This genomic window contains:
- the LOC115231185 gene encoding A disintegrin and metalloproteinase with thrombospondin motifs 3-like → MEWKENTTDVREFTYPECSYQGYIAGMESSYAAITVCDGLKGFMRTNDEDVYIEPVNSETQVAKKGRPHFIYSCKESHHQKKAVETNDEDLRNTHIKRSRHYKMKTQRQHHLRQHRVRRDIPVNYYLEVLLATDNTLVKFHGKSHLEQYLLGIINIMNAVYQHGSLGMKIEVVLKRIVVLEDRQTRDIISEGNAQATLDRFCQWSTKKYHENRGTDTSYDLAIFITKRNIGPAGYAPVTGMCRPHRSCSINKDDGLTSAFIVSHEAAHVLVAHDGQGNHCYGTKYHGSIMAPMVESTFDTYYWSDCSAARMRYFAYHLTCLRNNPKRRSWPSMATPIGVGWTLDAQCRQEFGEGFRVCGGFRQLDPCTRLWCSHQSTMHMCRTKNGPPLEGSKCGFGQWCLGGACQYKSNLIPIDGAWGSWSNWGQCSVSCGFGARFRQRKCNNPSPAFKGKECEGRLEEFKICKTDVCVNSRDMRAEQCALFDGYVIGNNQHTWRPTQLGNGRIFCAFITPRILSEKTK